Proteins found in one Clostridium kluyveri DSM 555 genomic segment:
- a CDS encoding ABC transporter ATP-binding protein, giving the protein MNAVVQISDLKKYYGREPNLVKALDGVNLCVEPGEFIAIVGTSGSGKSTLLHMMGGLDKPTYGSVIIEGRELSEMNDEDLTIFRRRQIGFVFQNYNLVPILNVYENIVLPVELDGNKVDKDYVDKVISMLHLEDKLNSLPNNLSGGQQQRVAIARALVSKPAIILADEPTGNLDSRTSQEVMGLLKMSNNEFHQTLVMITHNSEIAQLAHRIIRIEDGKIMDREV; this is encoded by the coding sequence GTGAATGCTGTTGTACAAATTTCAGATTTAAAAAAATATTATGGTAGAGAACCTAATCTTGTGAAAGCCTTGGATGGCGTAAATCTATGTGTGGAACCAGGGGAATTTATTGCCATTGTAGGTACATCGGGAAGTGGAAAATCTACTCTGCTGCACATGATGGGAGGCCTTGATAAACCAACTTACGGCAGTGTCATAATTGAAGGCAGAGAATTATCTGAGATGAATGATGAAGATCTCACTATTTTCAGGAGAAGACAAATTGGCTTTGTCTTTCAAAATTATAATCTGGTTCCTATTTTGAATGTGTATGAAAATATTGTGCTGCCTGTTGAATTGGATGGAAACAAGGTGGATAAGGATTATGTGGACAAGGTTATTTCAATGCTTCATTTGGAGGATAAGTTAAATAGTCTGCCCAATAACCTTTCTGGAGGTCAGCAGCAGAGGGTAGCTATTGCGCGGGCCCTTGTAAGCAAACCTGCTATTATTCTTGCAGATGAGCCCACGGGAAACTTAGACAGCCGCACCAGCCAGGAAGTGATGGGACTTTTAAAAATGAGTAACAATGAATTCCATCAAACTTTGGTGATGATAACTCACAATAGTGAAATTGCCCAGCTTGCCCATAGAATTATCCGTATTGAAGATGGAAAAATTATGGACAGGGAGGTGTGA